One Ricinus communis isolate WT05 ecotype wild-type chromosome 1, ASM1957865v1, whole genome shotgun sequence DNA window includes the following coding sequences:
- the LOC8266676 gene encoding very-long-chain aldehyde decarbonylase CER1 produces MASRPGILTDWPWKSLGDFKYVILAPWVVHSIYSFVVKEEKERDLTSVLIFPSILLRLLHNQIWISVSRYQTAKGKKRVVDKCIEFDQVDRERDWDDQVLLYGIITYSINMGVAGASNMPIWRTDGVVLTMILHAGPVEFLYYWLHRALHHHYLYSRYHSHHHSSIVTQPISSVIHPFAEILAYYLLFLIPILASIFSGTASVASAVGYIFYIDFMNNLGHCNFEIIPKSLFSFCPPLKYLMYTPSFHSLHHTQFRTNYSLFMPFYDYIYGTMDKCCDQLHEASLAKPQDSPALVHLTHFTTPDSIYHLRLGFASLASRPSSSSASSFLWIFYPLTYLFMVFACFFGRSFVAERNSFKNLVSQTWIIPRFRKHYLLESETTAINDLIEEAIAEAEARGSKVLSLGLLNQGEELNRNGQIYIEKHPQLKVKLVDGSSLAAAVVINSIPKGTMQVLLNGKFNKVAKAIASALCLRGTQIVVLDEEGYGKVGLQNEKVMVSKSYDQKIWLVGDEISEKEQLQAPKGTLFIPFTQFPIRRIRKDCFYQITPAMLSPDSLHNLDSCENWLPRRAMSAWRIAGIIHALEEWKVNECGESIFSIHRVWEASLHHGFRPLSIVYS; encoded by the exons ATGGCATCGAGGCCAGGAATTCTCACTGACTGGCCATGGAAGTCTCTAGGCGACTTCAAG TATGTGATTCTGGCACCATGGGTGGTTCATAGCATATACTCGTTCGTggtgaaagaagaaaaggagagggACCTCACCAGTGTTCTGATATTCCCATCGATTCTATTGAGACTACTGCATAACCAGATATGGATCTCTGTTTCTCGTTACCAAACTGCAAAAGGGAAGAAAAGGGTGGTTGATAAGTGCATTGAGTTCGACCAAGTTGACAGAGAAAGAGATTG GGATGACCAGGTGTTATTGTACGGAATAATAACGTACAGCATAAACATGGGAGTTGCAGGGGCATCAAACATGCCAATATGGAGAACAGATGGAGTGGTTTTAACAATGATATTACATGCTGGTCCTGTGGAGTTTCTTTATTACTGGTTACACAGAGCTCTTCACCACCATTACCTCTATTCTCGCTATCACTCCCATCACCATTCCTCTATTGTCACTCAGCCCATTTCCT CTGTAATTCATCCGTTCGCTGAGATTCTGGCATATTACCTCCTATTCTTAATCCCAATATTAGCTTCCATATTTAGTGGAACAGCCTCTGTCGCATCTGCTGTCggttatatattttacattgaTTTTATGAACAACTTGGGACATTGCAACTTTGAGATCATTCCAAAATCTCTATTCTCTTTCTGTCCTCCTCTTAAATACCTCATGTATACTCCCTC ATTCCACTCACTCCATCACACCCAATTTCGAACTAATTACTCGCTCTTCATGCCCTTTTATGACTACATCTATGGTACTATGGACAAATGCTGTGACCAACTCCACGAGGCTTCCCTTGCAAAACCTCAGGACTCGCCTGCTCTTGTTCATTTAACGCACTTCACAACCCCCGACTCCATTTATCACCTGCGACTAGGATTTGCTTCCCTGGCATCCAGGCCCTCGTCTTCTTCCGCATCCAGTTTTCTTTGGATTTTCTACCCACTCACTTACTTGTTCATGGTTTTTGCATGCTTCTTTGGCCGTTCATTTGTCGCGGAGAGGAACTCCTTCAAAAACCTTGTATCACAAACTTGGATCATACCCAGATTCAGAAAACAT TACCTGCTAGAATCGGAAACCACTGCTATCAATGATTTGATCGAAGAAGCTATAGCAGAAGCGGAAGCAAGGGGCAGTAAGGTGTTGAGCTTAGGGCTTCTGAATCAG GGAGAAGAGCTGAACAGAAATGGGCagatttatatagaaaaacaCCCGCAGCTAAAAGTAAAGTTGGTTGATGGAAGCAGCTTAGCTGCAGCAGTGGTGATCAATAGCATCCCAAAAGGAACAATGCAAGTGCTCTTGAATGGCAAGTTCAACAAGGTGGCAAAGGCCATTGCCTCAGCTTTATGCCTTAGGGGCACCCAG ATTGTGGTGTTAGATGAAGAGGGATACGGAAAGGTAGGACTGCAAAATGAAAAGGTGATGGTAAGCAAAAGTTATGATCAAAAGATATGGTTGGTTGGAGATGAAATAAGTGAGAAAGAACAGTTACAGGCTCCTAAAGGGACACTATTTATACCCTTCACACAATTTCCTATAAGACGAATACGCAAAGATTGCTtctatcaaatcaccccagcAATGCTATCACCGGATTCTCTGCACAACTTGGACTCTTGTGAG aattgGCTGCCAAGAAGAGCAATGAGTGCATGGCGGATAGCTGGGATAATTCACGCTTTGGAAGAATGGAAGGTGAATGAGTGCGGTGAGAGCATCTTCAGCATCCACAGAGTTTGGGAAGCCAGTCTTCACCATGGGTTTCGCCCCTTATCAATCGTCTATTCATAA
- the LOC8266674 gene encoding GTP-binding protein 4: MNGSLSLLQLRHIPSANKFLFRSSNFCQGLYMNARVSQCPNLCFSRHTQTITYEIVNASYVPIHQTKPTRSYTTDKSPGNLQNLGAFQKLPMVMPSVDILYSALRKAKRVSPTKGIANIAKRERNRGAKQLDALMKELAVPLREYLENFPKRKYLHPYEQSLIELTLGDGNYEEVLRKVDALRKKVVSIGKEHASVCAKSLTKREAEERLNEGREKLEEIFKCEGKAVDDLLNIAKTLRAMPVVNLETPTLCLVGAPNVGKSSLVRILSTGKPEVCNYPFTTRGILMGHIAFDFQHFQVTDTPGLLKRCDEDRNNLEKLTLAVLTHLPTAILYVHDLTGECGTSASDQFVIYKEIKERFSDHLWLDVVSKCDLLQESSMIFNAKDNNNDHFEMVRYHKVGPNGAIRVSIKSGEGLNELKGRVQNLLVGQMERIKSMASKDDNP, encoded by the exons atgaaTGGATCCTTAAGTTTATTGCAGCTTCGGCATATTCCTTCCGCCAACAAATTTCTATTCAGAAGCTCTAACTTTTGTCAAG GTCTGTATATGAACGCAAGAGTATCACAATGTCCAAACTTGTGCTTTTCTAGACATACGCAGACTATCACCTATGAAATTGTGAATGCAAGCTATGTACCTATCCACCAAACTAAACCAACACGCAGTTATACCACG GATAAATCACCAGGGAATCTTCAAAACCTTGGTGCATTTCAAAAGCTGCCTATGGTGATGCCATCTGTTGATATTCTTTATTCTGCATTAAGGAAGGCCAAAAGGGTCTCACCCACAAAAG GCATTGCTAACATTGCCAAACGAGAGAGAAATAGAGGTGCAAAGCAACTTGATGCACTAATGAAG GAATTGGCAGTTCCATTAAGAGAATATTTGGAAAACTttcctaaaagaaaatatctacATCCTTATGAACAGTCACTTATTGAGTTGACCCTTGGAGATGGAAATTATGAAGAG GTGTTGAGAAAAGTAGATGCTCTGAGAAAGAAGGTAGTCTCTATTGGGAAGGAACATGCTTCTGTTTGTGCTAAG TCTTTGACAAAACGAGAAGCTGAGGAACGGCTGAATGAG GGTCGTGAAAAGCTTGAGGAAATATTTAAATGTGAAGGAAAGGCAGTTGATGATTTATTGAACATTGCCAAG ACTTTGCGGGCTATGCCAGTAGTTAATTTGGAAACACCGACTCTCTGTCTCGTTGGAGCTCCTAATGTGGGAAAGTCATCCTTGGTTCGTATACTCTCAACAGGGAAGCCTGAG GTTTGCAACTACCCTTTTACAACTAGAGGAATTCTAATGGGTCATATTGCTTTTGACTTCCAGCATTTTCAG GTGACTGACACCCCTGGACTACTGAAGAGATGTGATG AAGACAGGAACAATCTGGAAAAATTAACGCTTGCTGTCCTTACACATTTGCCTACAGCAATTCTCTATGTTCATGATCTCACTGGAGAATGTGGAACCTCAGCTTCTGATCAG TTTGTGATATACAAAGAGATTAAAGAGAGGTTCAGTGATCATCTCTGGCTTGATGTTGTGTCTAAATGTGATCTCTTGCAAGAGTCTTCGATGATTTTTAATGCAAAGGATAACAATAACGATCATTTTGAAATGGTAAGATATCATAAAGTGGGACCCAATGGGGCAATCCGAGTGTCAATAAAGAGTGGAGAAGGGCTAAATGAG CTAAAAGGTAGAGTGCAAAATCTACTGGTTGGTCAGATGGAGAGGATCAAAAGTATGGCGAGCAAAGACGATAATCCATGA
- the LOC8266675 gene encoding UMP-CMP kinase 3 isoform X1, protein METSVVGVARKEENGDVVEKKPTVVFVLGGPGSGKGTQCANIVEHFGYTHLSAGDLLRAEIKSGSENGTMIQNMIKEGKIVPSEVTIKLLQKAMQESGNDKFLIDGFPRNEENRAAFESVTKIVPEFVLFFDCSEEEMERRLLSRNQGRVDDNIETIRKRFKVFLESSIPVVEYYESKGKVRKIDAAKSIEEVFEDVKAIFAQKDEKVKSHSFIIM, encoded by the exons ATGGAAACTTCTGTTGTTGGTGTTGCAAGAAAG GAGGAAAATGGAGATGTAGTAGAGAAGAAGCCTACagttgtttttgttttgg GTGGCCCAGGCAGCGGAAAGGGAACCCAATGTGCAAATATTGTGGAGCACTTTGGCTATACTCATCTCAGTGCTGGGGATCTTCTTCGGGCAGAAATCAAATCTGGCTCTGAAAATGG AACCATGATTCAGAATATGATTAAGGAGGGTAAGATTGTGCCCTCAGAGGTAACAATCAAGCTTCTTCAAAAAGCAATGCAGGAAAGTGGCAACGACAAATTTCTGATCGATGGTTTTCCTCGTAATGAGGAAAACCGTGCAGCATTTGAATCTGTT ACCAAAATTGTGCCAGAGTTTGTTTTGTTCTTTGATTGTTCTGAAGAAGAGATGGAGAGACGTCTTTTGAGTAGGAACCAG GGAAGAGTAGATGATAACATTGAGACAATAAGGAAGCGGTTTAAAGTTTTTCTAGAGTCTAGTATCCCAGTGGTGGAGTACTATGAATCCAAGGGGAAAGTTCGGAag ATTGATGCTGCTAAATCAATTGAGGAGGTCTTTGAGGATGTTAAAGCCATTTTTGCTCAAAAAGATGAGAAGGTAAAGAGCCATAGTTTTATAATCATGTAG
- the LOC8266673 gene encoding phragmoplastin DRP1E yields MTTMESLIGLVNRIQRACTVLGDYGGGDNSFSSLWEALPSVAVVGGQSSGKSSVLESIVGRDFLPRGSGIVTRRPLVLQLHKTDDGSQEYAEFLHLPKRRFTDFSAVRKEIQDETDRMTGKSKQISPVPIHLSIYSPNVVNLTLIDLPGLTKVAVEGQPESIVQDIEAMVRTYVEKQNCVILAISPANQDIATSDAIKLAREVDPSGERTFGVLTKLDLMDKGTNALDVLEGRSYRLQHPWVGIVNRSQADINKNVDMIIARRKEREYFATSPDYGHLANKMGSEYLAKLLSKHLESVIRARIPSIASLINKSIEELESEMDHLGRPVAVDAGAQLYTILELCRAFDRIFKEHLDGGRPGGDRIYGVFDNQLPAALRKLPFDRHLSLQNVRRVVSEADGYQPHLIAPEQGYRRLIEGSLNYFRGPAEASVDAVHFVLKELVRKSIGETQELKRFPTLQAEIAAAANEALERFREDSKKTVLRLVDMESSYLTVEFFRRLPQEMEKGGNPGAGPASSNVDRYTEGHFRRIGSNVSSYIGMVSETLKNTIPKAVVYCQVREAKQSLLNYFYTQIGKREAKQLAQLLDEDPALMERRQQCAKRLELYKSARDEIDSVSWAR; encoded by the exons ATGACGACGATGGAGAGCTTGATAGGTTTGGTCAATAGGATACAGAGAGCTTGTACTGTCCTCGGTGACTACGGAGGTGGTGAtaattctttctcttctctctGGGAAGCTCTTCCCTCTGTTGCCGTCGTTGGTGGACAG AGTTCAGGAAAATCTTCTGTGTTGGAGAGCATAGTAGGCCGGGATTTTCTTCCAAGAGGATCag GGATTGTGACCAGAAGACCTTTGGTATTGCAACTTCACAAGACTGACGATGGTTCCCAAGAGTATGCCGAGTTCCTTCATCTTCCTAAGAGACGTTTCACTGATTTCT CTGCCGTTCGCAAGGAAATTCAAGATGAAACTGATAGAATGACTGGCAAATCCAAACAGATTTCTCCTGTTCCTATTCATCTCAGCATCTACTCTCCAAATG TTGTTAACTTAACCTTGATTGATTTACCCGGTTTGACAAAAGTTGCTGTCG AGGGACAGCCAGAGAGTATCGTTCAAGACATTGAGGCCATGGTCCGTACTTATGTTGAGAAG CAAAACTGTGTCATACTCGCTATATCTCCAGCAAATCAGGATATAGCCACATCTGATGCTATCAAGCTTGCCAGGGAAGTGGATCCTTCAG GTGAACGGACATTTGGGGTGCTGACCAAGCTGGATTTGATGGATAAAGGAACTAATGCATTAGAT GTACTGGAAGGAAGATCTTATCGGCTGCAACATCCTTGGGTTGGCATTGTGAACCGATCACAGGCGGATATTAACAAAAATGTTGATATGATTATTGCCAGGCGCAAAGAACGCGAGTACTTTGCAACAAGTCCTGATTATGGGCATTTAGCCAATAAAATGGGTTCAGAATATCTTGCAAAACTACTCTCAAAG CACTTGGAGTCTGTAATCAGGGCTCGGATACCAAGTATCGCATCTTTGATAAACAAAAGCATTGAAGAACTTGAATCAGAGATGGACCATCTGGGTAGGCCTGTTGCTGTTGATGCTGGG GCTCAATTGTACACTATCTTAGAACTTTGCCGCGCATTTGACCGGATATTCAAAGAGCACTTGGACGGAGG ACGACCCGGAGGCGATCGAATTTATGGAGTCTTTGACAATCAGCTTCCTGCTGCATTAAGGAAGCTTCCATTTGATCGGCATCTTTCTCTTCAGAATGTGAGGAGAGTGGTTTCTGAGGCAGATGGTTATCAGCCACATCTGATTGCCCCTGAGCAGGGCTACAGGCGTCTCATTGAGGGatcattgaattattttagGGGGCCAGCTGAAGCTTCCGTGGATGCT GTTCACTTTGTATTAAAAGAGCTTGTGAGAAAGTCTATAGGAGAAACACAG GAATTGAAGCGTTTTCCTACTTTGCAAGCTGAAATAGCTGCTGCAGCAAATGAAGCGTTAGAAAGGTTCCGCGAGGATAGCAAGAAGACAGTTCTTCGGTTGGTGGACATGGAATCTTCATATCTGACAGTGGAATTCTTTAGAAGGCTTCCTCAGGAAATGGAGAAAGGAGGAAATCCAGGTGCAGGTCCAGCATCGTCAAATGTAGACCGGTATACAGAGGGACATTTCAGGAGGATTGGATCAAATGTGTCTTCTTACATTGGCATGGTCTCTGAGACGCTGAAGAACACAATTCCAAAGGCTGTCGTCTATTGCCAAGTCAGAGAGGCCAAACAATCATTGCTAAATTACTTCTATACTCAAATAGGGAAAAGAGAG GCGAAGCAGCTTGCGCAGTTGTTAGATGAAGACCCAGCATTGATGGAGAGAAGACAGCAGTGTGCAAAAAGGCTTGAACTATATAAGTCAGCGAGGGACGAGATTGATTCTGTATCATGGGCTCGATAG
- the LOC8266672 gene encoding NAD-dependent malic enzyme 62 kDa isoform, mitochondrial: MDHQRLSWPGIALGFDLNDPFFQPRNKSRLKFNKTRTQFLYHSVTVSDRASSSTSSSTTAAATTSTRVSKLFFTIVFDLCIAAITMSNFSNQIRASASLIKRLKDRLANPALLNQSRSFTTTEGHRPTIVHKRSLDILHDPWFNKGTAFSMTERDRLDLRGLLPPNIMSSEQQIERFMADLKRLEVHARDGPSDPNALAKWRILNRLHDRNETMYYKVLIANIEEYAPIVYTPTVGLVCQNYSGLFRRPRGMYFSAADRGEMMSMVYNWPAEQVDMIVVTDGSRILGLGDLGVQGIGIAIGKLDLYVAAAGINPQRVLPVMIDVGTNNEKLLKDPLYLGLQEHRLDGDEYVAVIDEFMEAVFTRWPNVIVQFEDFQSKWAFKLLQRYRNTYRMFNDDVQGTAGVAIAGLLGAVRAKGRPMIDFPKQKIVVAGAGSAGIGVLNDARKTMARMLGNNASAFESARSQFWVVDAKGLITEERENLDSEVQPFARRIKEANRQGLREGASLVEVVREVKPDVLLGLSAVGGLFSKEVLEALKSSTSTRPAIFAMSNPTKNAECTAEEAFSIVGDNIIFASGSPFKDVDLGNGHVGHCNQGNNMYLFPGIGLGTLLSGSRIISDGMLQAAAECLAAYMTEEEVLQGIIFPSTSRIRDITKQVAAAVVKEAIEEDLAEGYREMDARELRKLNEEEILEYVKNSMWSPDYPTLVYKKA, translated from the exons ATGGACCACCAGAGGCTCTCCTGGCCCGGGATAGCTCTTGGGTTCGACTTAAATGACCCATTTTTTCAACCAAGAAACAAAAGTagattaaaattcaataaaacgCGTACTCAGTTTCTGTATCACTCGGTCACAGTCAGCGACCGAGCTTCTTCTtccacttcttcttctactacTGCTGCTGCTACTACCAGTACTAGGGTTTCAAAACTCTTTTTTACAATTGTGTTTGATCTGTGTATTGCAGCTATAACAATGTCAAACTTCTCTAATCAGATCAGAGCCTCTGCTTCTCTGATTAAACGCCTCAAAGATAGGTTGGCGAATCCAGCACTTCTGAATCAGAGTAGATCTTTCACTACAACCGAGGGCCACCGCCCCACCATTGTCCACAAGCGAAGCCTTGATATTCTTCATGATCCTTGGTTCAACAAG GGAACAGCATTTTCTATGACGGAACGTGATCGTCTTGATCTTCGAGGACTTCTTCCTCCAAATATTATGTCTTCTGAGCAGCAAATTGAACGCTTCA TGGCTGACTTGAAGAGGCTTGAAGTTCATGCAAGAGATGGACCTTCTGATCCAAATGCCTTGGCTAAGTGGCGCATACTTAATCGCTTGCATGACCGAAATGAAACTATGTACTACAAG GTTCTGATTGCCAATATTGAGGAATATGCACCCATAGTATATACTCCAACTGTAGGTCTCGTTTGCCAAAATTACAGTGGTTTATTCAGAAGGCCAAGGGGGATGTATTTCAGCGCTGCTGATCGTGGAGAAATGATGTCCATGGTTTATAACTGGCCAGCTGAGCAG GTTGATATGATTGTTGTTACGGATGGAAGCAGGATATTGGGCCTTGGAGATCTTGGAGTCCAGGGAATTGGAATTGCAATTGGGAAGCTGGATTTATATGTTGCTGCCGCTGGGATCAATCCTCAAAGG GTGCTTCCTGTCATGATTGATGTTGGAACCAATAATGAGAAGCTGCTCAAGGACCCCTTGT ATTTGGGATTGCAAGAACACCGCCTTGATGGTGATGAGTATGTAGCAGTCATTGATGAATTCATGGAGGCAGTGTTTACTCGCTGGCCAAATGTTATTGTGCAg TTTGAAGATTTTCAAAGCAAGTGGGCCTTCAAGTTGTTGCAGCGATATAGGAATACATACAGAATGTTCAATGATGATGTCCAG GGTACAGCAGGGGTAGCAATTGCTGGCCTTTTAGGAGCTGTAAGGGCAAAAGGCAGGCCAATGATTGACTTTCCAAAGCAAAAGATTGTTGTAGCCGGCGCTGGAAG TGCTGGAATAGGGGTTCTCAATGATGCAAGGAAAACAATGGCCAGGATGTTGGGAAATAATGCATCTGCTTTTGAAAGTGCACGGAGTCAGTTCTGGGTAGTTGACGCTAAG GGGCTGATAACAGAGGAGCGTGAAAATCTTGATTCAGAAGTCCAGCCATTTGCAAGGAGGATCAAAGAAGCTAATCGTCAAGGATTAAGGGAAGGTGCAAGTCTTGTAGAAGTG GTGCGCGAAGTGAAACCTGATGTGCTCCTTGGATTATCTGCAGTTGGAGGGTTGTTCTCAAAGGAG GTGTTAGAGGCCCTCAAAAGTTCAACCTCAACTAGACCAGCAATCTTTGCCATGTCAAACCCTACGAAAAATG CTGAGTGCACTGCTGAAGAAGCATTTTCCATTGTGGGCGACAATATTATATTTGCTAGTGGAAGTCCATTCAAAGATGTGGATCTTG GAAATGGCCATGTTGGCCACTGTAACCAAGGAAACAACATGTACCTATTTCCGGG TATTGGACTTGGAACTCTTCTCTCTGGCTCTAGGATCATCTCTGATGGCATGCTACAGGCTGCAGCTGAATG CCTAGCTGCATATATGACAGAAGAGGAAGTTCTACAAGGGATCATATTCCCTTCAACATCTAG GATACGAGATATAACAAAGCAGGTAGCTGCAGCTGTGGTGAAGGAAGCCATAGAAGAGGATCTTGCAGAAGGATACCGTGAGATGGATGCACGAGAGCTTCGAAAACTTAATGAG GAGGAAATTCTAGAATATGTGAAGAACAGCATGTGGAGTCCGGATTACCCAACACTGGTCTACAAGAAGGCCTGA
- the LOC8266675 gene encoding UMP-CMP kinase 3 isoform X2: METSVVGVARKEENGDVVEKKPTVVFVLGGPGSGKGTQCANIVEHFGYTHLSAGDLLRAEIKSGSENGTMIQNMIKEGKIVPSEVTIKLLQKAMQESGNDKFLIDGFPRNEENRAAFESVTKIVPEFVLFFDCSEEEMERRLLSRNQGRVDDNIETIRKRFKVFLESSIPVVEYYESKGKVRKIDAAKSIEEVFEDVKAIFAQKDEKDSV, translated from the exons ATGGAAACTTCTGTTGTTGGTGTTGCAAGAAAG GAGGAAAATGGAGATGTAGTAGAGAAGAAGCCTACagttgtttttgttttgg GTGGCCCAGGCAGCGGAAAGGGAACCCAATGTGCAAATATTGTGGAGCACTTTGGCTATACTCATCTCAGTGCTGGGGATCTTCTTCGGGCAGAAATCAAATCTGGCTCTGAAAATGG AACCATGATTCAGAATATGATTAAGGAGGGTAAGATTGTGCCCTCAGAGGTAACAATCAAGCTTCTTCAAAAAGCAATGCAGGAAAGTGGCAACGACAAATTTCTGATCGATGGTTTTCCTCGTAATGAGGAAAACCGTGCAGCATTTGAATCTGTT ACCAAAATTGTGCCAGAGTTTGTTTTGTTCTTTGATTGTTCTGAAGAAGAGATGGAGAGACGTCTTTTGAGTAGGAACCAG GGAAGAGTAGATGATAACATTGAGACAATAAGGAAGCGGTTTAAAGTTTTTCTAGAGTCTAGTATCCCAGTGGTGGAGTACTATGAATCCAAGGGGAAAGTTCGGAag ATTGATGCTGCTAAATCAATTGAGGAGGTCTTTGAGGATGTTAAAGCCATTTTTGCTCAAAAAGATGAGAAG GACTCTGTTTAG